The Alnus glutinosa chromosome 1, dhAlnGlut1.1, whole genome shotgun sequence region ATTAGCAATTTTGGCCTCTCCGCTTTGCATCTGTCCATCTACCTTCATGTTATGCCGTTCATCTCTTCCATAGCCGCTGCTGatgtttgctggttgtgtttttgttttgaataaaagtTTTCTTCTCCATAAATCTACTCTCATGGACGATCTATGGaatgaaggttagtcaggtgtgatGGGTTATCACTCACAGCCTGGATAGTTCAATGTGAAAGATTATCTCTCACgtctgatttaaataaatttttctagaatATTTAGCTACCCTcatcttagatctagtctgctcggaacagatctgctctttaactatttttgtatatggATTAGCAAGatatgaaagtcatagataacacttttttataagaattttgtttgtatctatgattTTGTAACCTCATAACATGTGGCTATAATTTTACAGAACTTTATGCTTTACGATCTTAATTTGGTCAATAAAATAATGCTCAACCAAAacataaaagctttaaaaacaGTTGGGTGAAAAAtcaatcaatattcaacaaCCAGGCTCTGCTACGAAGTAAATGATCTGACTGTTAAAACAAGACAATTTTTCGTTGTACATTATTGTTAATTACCTCTTATGTGTCCTTTTGACCAAtgagaaatagagaaataatgcccagccaaaaagaaaagagaaatatataaataattgacgggtattttaatttatagaagCTTTAAAGAATTATTGCAGAAAAtgtatatatctttttctttttccttttttttttttttttctgtagttTAGGACTAAAATCTTTTGGTTTTCATTAGTATCATATTAACGTACTTCCGACTAATTAAGATGATTTTGAAAACTGAACCAAATTTTTGTGGCTCTATATATGATAGGAACTCCAAGGGTTTCCCAACGTACGTTGCAaatcagaaaacaaaataaaataaaattatcaatcaaTTGATCGACCATTTTCAAGGGATCGTACATATATCAAATAGATCATTTGGAGGAGATCAACCTCTAAATATTGCAtagattattaaatttaaagcaATTGAGTTTTCACTGATTAAATTACCATAATCGAGGAATATTGCAgcctattttaaaaataataattattaattacaaAACCACCAACTAATGAAAAGACTAGCTTCTAtcatatacaattttttattttatttttttttgataaattaaaaataatgagaaaatGAGATAAACCCACACAACCATATTGAGAGAGAGCAAAAAAATTTTAGTCGAGAACACAATTATTATAATTACggaaaaacatatataattaggAAACTATTACGgaaatattatattataggaTCCTATATATTATCCCCACCCTTCAACACAACATTTCTCTAGAAgttgattaataataataaaaaaatttttttaaaaaaaaaaaaaaaaaacatgtcgaTCTATAATCTTATACCACTAGTGGTCCCCATGTCCACGTGAGTCGTGAAGGCCTGAAGGGTAATGTCTCATGAATAGTGCGCTGTGCGGTGATACTGTGATAGTCACTATTAtgtaaaatatgtatatatatatttaatgtcATTTTATGTTGTTATGGCATtctgtattttaatttttaataaaaacaaataggagagagaaattaagttgtaactttttttttattaaaaaatatataatatcatatcaacataaaaaaactacaaaaaaaaaaacactaaaatgagcgcgctctagcatttctctatatttttaaGGCTTCaattaaaagagaataaaaaaagaggaaagaatgTCGGGTACGAGAAAGGAAactgagaagaaaaaaaggatttgAACAACCAACATGGGGGAATTAAGGAAGCAGTTAAGAAGGGCGACAGGTAGGTACCGTGAAAGGGTACGAAAACGGGTTTTGAGTGTTATGTTGTGAGGAATCCCAATCCACCTAATTAATTGTGATCCTAGATTTGTCCACGTAATATGCTGGCCCCCGTGCAATATGCATCCACAAATTGTACGCTGGGTAGGTTGGAAACCTAAATTGTCATGACTATAACGTACGAACATGTCCAATTAAAATTAGGTATCATTTTTACGGAAGTCATTCAATTCGATCGATCACGTACTAAACACCCCCTCAAACTTTATAATTATAACGAAGCTAAACAATTTAGGAACAGCCTCAATTTTCAATGGAGTTGCAAGATTTGATCCTGATAGCAGCAACTTCTTTAGGCTTACTCTCTCTGTGTAAAGCCTTCATCAATTTTCTCGGATGGGTGTGGGTTATGTTCTTTCGGCCTCCAAAGAATCTCAAGGAGTATGGTTCATGGGCTGTGATAACTGGATCCACTGACGGAATTGGCAAAGCCCTTGCATTTGAATTGGGATCAAAGGGTCTTAACTTAGTCTTAGTTGGTCGCAGCCCTTCAAAACTTGAAGCTACATCGAAGGAGATACACGAAAAGTATGGCGGAAAAGTAGAAACAGAAAGTATTGTTATAGACTTCGCCAAAGCCAGCAGCGGAGAGGAGATATCTCAGATGATAGAGGGAGGAATAAGAGGGTTAGATGTTGGAGTTTTGATCAATAACGCAGGGATGGCATACCCTAATGTAATGTTTTTTCATGAGGTTGAGTTAGAGCTGATAGAGAGCCTTGTGAAGGTGAACATAGATGCAGCGACTTGGGTCACTAGGTCTGTACTTCCTGGtatgctgaagaagaagaaaggagcaatAATCAACATTGGCTCAGCTACCTCCACGTTCTCTTACCCTTTAGGCGCCGTTTATGCTGCAACTAAAGCGTAAGTTTTCCTggtcttgaagaagaagaagaagaaaagatctccttttcttcttcttcttcttcatatcgTAAGATATAATTGATCTTTACTTCTTAATTTACGTTGTCATGACAGGTATCTTGCAATGTTCTCAAGAAGCGTCGGTTTGGAATACAGGCAACACGGAATAGATATTCAGTGCcaggttctttcttctttcctttcattttttcagggaatattattcctttttcaaGGGAAGGGGAGGATCGGAGGGAAACCCGGCCGGggagtcaacaaaaatctttttctCTATCTAAATTGTGGATGGATATATATAGGACTCTTggatatttagtttattaatgGTGTCATATTCTGGCATGCAGATTCCACTATTTGTGGCAACAAAGATGGTAAAAGGTTTGAAGGCATCTTCTATCTTGGTTCCATCACCGGAAATGTATAGCAAAGCAAGCATACGATGGATCGGTTATGAGCATATCTGTATACCATACTGGATCCATTCTGTGCAGCGGTTTATAATGCGTGGATTGCCAGATGCATTGCTGGATTGGTGCCTTTTCCAGTACTTTCTCAACGTGGGTAAGAGAAGAGTGAAGACTTATGATGAAGGTGAAGCAGTGAAAACATTTTGATGTCTCAGTGTGTTCgtagtatttcttttctctctccctctctctctctcttccctgaTGATGGGAGAGAATCGTGCATgagagcttctacacatcctcccTTCATCCTCCCCTTATCacctttttataataaaaaaattaatttttattaaaaagttgtctctgatgtgatatcagagacaattttttaataaaaattaatttttttaagaaaaatgagatGACAAGTGGATGAGAGTCTCCTCCTTAGCATTTTCTatcgtgtgtatatatatatatattccacatTTTACCCGGTCAACGGacctatatataattaaatgcaAAATAGTTGAAGTACATATGTcggtttaaatataattaatgccAACCTTCTTTGCAATAAAATTTTCAGATTAATTTTTAAGTCTTTTCTTGtaagaactaataataataggaagagacaaaaaaaaaaaaaaaaaaaaaaaaaaaacaaaagaaaagaaaaaaaaaggtagagtAAACATAAATTTTAGGTAGTTTGGTGTATGATCTATATCTACACGTCAAAGCTTTTTCTTTGGCTATATCTTTCCTTAATTATTTGATTGaatacaagactctatttatagagaaatagtcTGAACGTTACAAACATTTTCTActtttacattaacaacaataaatctaatatATCATTTTGTAACTCATtgtaaaatcataaaaatctcGGTTTCAAGGTTATTCATGTGttaaaaatgatacaaataatAAGTATATAAAAAGACTCAACTGTCTCAAATAACTCAAAAGTGCGGGATACACTTACTACACTTAATCAATACTGGAAAATGTTATTGCCCCCTCTATACAATTGAGGCAATCAATTGCAAGGGATTCATTCCGcataagaataataaaagaaatcatctttcatttttttattctctcaaaattgatgtgattttttttttttttttttaaacaatgagaAACCTTCATTATTATATGAGACCCAAAAGGCCAGAAGCAGTAATTAGGGATACAAAAACTCCTAAAAACAAAGTTAAGGATTGAATCCTGATTTGGGGAGCAGCTATCTAAGCAGATAGACAAACAATACAAGCCACTCTTTACATATGAGTTTCACTAATGAAGATAAAAGAGTGCAAATTCTAATCTAAAAACAACTATTACAGTCCAGTTTGGATCTAAAATCTACCATGACAGGCTGCAAGGGtaacaatgaaaaataaagtgacttctaatttaatgtgtgtgtgtgtgtgtgtgtaacgtgtaacaaaatattgtaaaagcgaaatttaaaagacacaaatattttgttaacgaagtggaaactcaattaagagaaaaaccattccggggcagccaaactcaagatATCCACCattcagaaaacaaagttagttacaaagcagtagcactcacatacccttatgcagtggtcgtaccttgaactctgacgtgtaacccaacacaaacgtctcccaacacgaacgtctcccaaccaagttaCCTATTTGAAGGAGTACGgtattcaatggaatcttttaccttagggttcctccctaagatagacttcaactgtagcacaacaacaacacacaacggcaacgaCTTAAGAGTGAGtggatcagcacaacaactcctaaaatatgctatctaagctctaaggaattcaataccaaatttttacaaattacatgcctagaggcctctatttataggctacagaagacctaaatcgagtcctAACCGATTTTCTCTAGGCAACGTCAGAACGGTAGCtaagggcgtccggacagacaactgtgcaatcagctttccaaattagctaaaattctttcctgaatagagccacGTCAGGACGGTGTTGTCctaacgtccgaacggttgcacttctgttgcacgcaatttccataataaagaTTGAGCGTCTGGATAGTGTAGACTGACGTCCGGTTGGTTGAGCATCttatgcatgacttgccttatcaaggatagcgtccggacgaaataatcacgtcgtccggacgattgcagctgtcttcccatatctatgtttggaaatgaaatctttttacttgtcgaacacttaaaggcgtccagacgtgttgctaaGACGTCCAACAGATGCAACCTgaaacagtttgaagcttctggacggaaagttcttatcgtccggacggatgttgcttgactgactagcgtctggacagaataccacgtcgtccagacggatgcaaaaGAActgaacttcactgtcttgaattatgcacaaagtcttcttgaagcacataatcgaagtgtagactctgaatataacagCATCCTTGATAAATAAGCAAcattatatagaagtgattttgtt contains the following coding sequences:
- the LOC133860137 gene encoding very-long-chain 3-oxoacyl-CoA reductase 1-like, encoding MELQDLILIAATSLGLLSLCKAFINFLGWVWVMFFRPPKNLKEYGSWAVITGSTDGIGKALAFELGSKGLNLVLVGRSPSKLEATSKEIHEKYGGKVETESIVIDFAKASSGEEISQMIEGGIRGLDVGVLINNAGMAYPNVMFFHEVELELIESLVKVNIDAATWVTRSVLPGMLKKKKGAIINIGSATSTFSYPLGAVYAATKAYLAMFSRSVGLEYRQHGIDIQCQIPLFVATKMVKGLKASSILVPSPEMYSKASIRWIGYEHICIPYWIHSVQRFIMRGLPDALLDWCLFQYFLNVGKRRVKTYDEGEAVKTF